One Sulfurimonas sp. HSL-3221 genomic window, CATCCGTATTGTCGAAGCTCATCGCGACCGAGACGGCGCTCTTGTCATAGCTCTCGAAAAAGCGCTGCTGATCCTGCGAATAGAGCGACAGGTTCACGTCCCGGTAGTTGACGTTGGAGTAGGTATAGTTGAGGAATCCGGAGATGTAACGGCTGAAACGGTGTCCCGTCCCAAGCGTCACCCCATCGGAGTGGGTCGTATAGTCGTTGTACTGGAAATCGCTATAGAAAATCGAGAAGTTTCCGCTGAAATCGCTGTCGTTGAGGCGCGGGTTGGAGATGTTGAACGAATAGTTATTTGAACGCTGGGAGCGCTCCAGACGCAGCCCGACATTGATGCCCGAACCGAAAATATTACGGTCATTGACCCCGACGCTGAGCATGAACCCGCCGTAGCTGCCGTAACCGCCGCCAAGCTGGATGTTGCCCGTCGGCGCCTCTTTGACCTTTACGACCAGGTCCATGGAGTGGTCGTCGACCCGTTTTTCCTCGATGGTGTTGGCGTCAAAATAACCGGTACGCCCCAGGGCGTTGCGCGAATCTTTCAGGTCCGTCAGCGAATAGAGGTCACCCGGCCCCAGGTAGAGTTCGCGGCGGACGATGCGGTCGAGGGTGCGGTTGTTCCCCGAGATCACGACGTTGCGGATCCACACCTTTTCGCCCGGAATAATGCGGTAGACGACCTCGAGCGTGCCGTGTTCTTTGTCCTTGCGCAGGTCCGGAAGCACCCGGACGTAGGCGTAGCCCAGGTCGGCAATCTTCGTCTTGATCCGCTCCGCGTCCTCCCGGAAGGTTTTGATATTGAACGGCTGCTCCGTCTCGAGGGTGATAACGTCACGCAGGACGGCATCGTCAATGACGTGGGTCTGCTGATGCAGCTCGATCGCCTTGGTGATGTAGACCTGCCCCTCCGAGACCTGGTAACTCATCTCGGCCGTATAATCGTCGAAGTCGATCCGGGTAAAGGGGGCATCGACCTTCGCATCCATATAGCCGTGCTGCATATAGGTGTCGCGGATGCGCATCGGGTCGTACTGCAGCTGGTCGAGCATCATCTTCCCGTCGTTGCGGCCCCAGAACCACCCCATGAACTGATGCTCTTTGTTGGCGATGTTTTCATCGAAAACGTCGGGATCGAGCCCTTCCACGCCGCTGAAATTCAGCTTTTTGATCAGAATCGTCTCGCCCTCGTTGACGACGAAGGTGACGGCGACGGATCCGTTATCAAGATGCTCCGTTTCGATCTCGACGACGGAGTCGATCTTCCCCTCCTGCGAAAGGTTGTCGACGATGCGCTTCTTCGCCGCCTCGAGCTTTTTCGGATCGTAGAGGGTGCCCTTTTTCAGCTGGACGACATCTTTCAGCGTATCCTCGTCCTTCTCTTTCCACCCCTTGAGCTCGATGCGCGAGATGACCGGCTTCTCAGTGAAATGAAGGGTCAGTACACCCGCGTCGTACGTCGCGTAGATGTCCGTGAAATATCCCTGCCCGAAAAAGCGCTCGATCGTCTTGTCGACCTTCTCCGTCTCCAGCGGCGTCCCCGCCTTCTGCACCAACAGCTGTTCGGCCACCCCCTCGGAGATATGGACCAGCCCTTCGAATTGTACTTTTTCAACGGTTTCGGCGGCGAACGCGAGCGTCGAAGCCGTCAAAAACACCGCTATCAGTGCCGACCACTGTTTCATCAGAACCCTATATGCATATTTTCTTGTTTTTTGGAAACAAGGATTCTACCAGCCCGCAGGTTAATAGGACGTAAAAAGCCCCCTCTAATCCTGCGGGCGCTACAATAAGCGCGACATTAAGGAGGTGTGATGACACTGGGAATTATCGGACTGGGACTGATGGGCGGCTCGCTGGGAATGGACCTGCGGCAGCTTCCCTTCGTCAATGAGGTGATCGGACACGACCACAACGCCTCCCACTGCGCCACGGCGCTGGAACTGGGACTCGTTGACAGGGTCGTTGATTTCGACACCGTCCTTCAGTGCGATACGATCTTCCTTTCCGTCCCCGTCGACGGCATCATGAGCATCCTGCAGCAGATGCCCGGCCGCATCAACGCGGACGCGACCGTGATCGACCTGGGAAGTACCAAGGCCCGGATCGTCGAAAGCATCCCGGAGAGCATCCGCCGCAACGTCATCGCCGCCCACCCTATGACCGGTACCGAGAACTTCGGCCCCCAGGCCGCGGTCTCT contains:
- the bamA gene encoding outer membrane protein assembly factor BamA, which codes for MKQWSALIAVFLTASTLAFAAETVEKVQFEGLVHISEGVAEQLLVQKAGTPLETEKVDKTIERFFGQGYFTDIYATYDAGVLTLHFTEKPVISRIELKGWKEKDEDTLKDVVQLKKGTLYDPKKLEAAKKRIVDNLSQEGKIDSVVEIETEHLDNGSVAVTFVVNEGETILIKKLNFSGVEGLDPDVFDENIANKEHQFMGWFWGRNDGKMMLDQLQYDPMRIRDTYMQHGYMDAKVDAPFTRIDFDDYTAEMSYQVSEGQVYITKAIELHQQTHVIDDAVLRDVITLETEQPFNIKTFREDAERIKTKIADLGYAYVRVLPDLRKDKEHGTLEVVYRIIPGEKVWIRNVVISGNNRTLDRIVRRELYLGPGDLYSLTDLKDSRNALGRTGYFDANTIEEKRVDDHSMDLVVKVKEAPTGNIQLGGGYGSYGGFMLSVGVNDRNIFGSGINVGLRLERSQRSNNYSFNISNPRLNDSDFSGNFSIFYSDFQYNDYTTHSDGVTLGTGHRFSRYISGFLNYTYSNVNYRDVNLSLYSQDQQRFFESYDKSAVSVAMSFDNTDDYYVARSGWAISESIERAGLGAQANYVKSRTELSKYNGLDEWLGFDLIFRYKARYYLARDTGYLPLAERFYMGGLGSVRGYESYSMPYYRNTVSGDNVRIGGKQTFSHNAELSFPLAPKAKMRLTTFLDWGWIGTTSLSEFSRGGYGVSLEWFSPMGPLQLVFANPINPETDDRISHFEFTIGQRF